The Procambarus clarkii isolate CNS0578487 chromosome 24, FALCON_Pclarkii_2.0, whole genome shotgun sequence genome includes a region encoding these proteins:
- the LOC123761640 gene encoding uncharacterized protein, with amino-acid sequence MSYSTTETWFEMPIASPGGTISDTPLQLPDGLDITHFDNSDLVKLLDIDGPTDNTKLLDDCVNYTDLLPPAYTAPQTTLQTTNYNNYFDAHVLDTDSVPYTQPQPLTLNLDQDLNFIGRFVTQSQIPAAETTRVLVSDGTSQASTLPPLSPPEETFAPETKPRRRQQQQQGDAPKAKPTRKRRPRKPKVYEREDPFEDLAAEKRRLNAINAKKNRDCKKKMLEELDEKVKAVTQERDKLEQEVQELRDKEQQLRNELVSRFGVTLPFI; translated from the coding sequence ATGTCTTATTCCACAACAGAGACATGGTTTGAGATGCCAATAGCCTCCCCTGGAGGGACCATCAGTGACACTCCTCTCCAGCTTCCCGACGGGCTTGATATTACACACTTTGATAACAGTGACCTGGTCAAGCTGCTGGACATTGACGGGCCAACTGACAACACCAAGCTGCTAGACGACTGCGTCAACTACACGGACCTTCTCCCACCAGCATACACAGCCCCTCAGACCACACTACAAACCACCAACTATAACAATTACTTCGACGCTCATGTGCTAGACACCGACTCTGTTCCGTACACCCAGCCACAACCGCTGACGCTGAACCTAGATCAAGACTTGAACTTTATTGGGCGCTTTGTGACACAGAGCCAGATACCTGCGGCAGAAACCACCCGGGTACTTGTCAGTGATGGCACCAGCCAGGCTTCTACACTCCCGCCTCTAAGCCCTCCTGAAGAAACCTTTGCTCCAGAGACCAAACCACGCcgacggcagcagcagcagcaaggcgACGCCCCTAAAGCGAAGCCTACTAGGAAACGTCGACCCAGAAAGCCTAAGGTTTACGAGAGGGAAGACCCCTTCGAGGACCTCGCAGCCGAGAAGCGCCGACTTAACGCCATCAACGCCAAGAAGAACAGAGACTGTAAGAAGAAAATGTTGGAGGAGCTGGACGAGAAGGTGAAGGCAGTGACACAGGAGAGGGACAAACTAGAGCAAGAGGTGCAGGAGCTTAGAGACAAGGAACAACAACTGCGAAACGAACTCGTCTCTCGGTTCGGTGTCACTTTGCCCT